Proteins from a genomic interval of Cydia amplana chromosome 8, ilCydAmpl1.1, whole genome shotgun sequence:
- the LOC134650611 gene encoding small ribosomal subunit protein eS4, whose product MARGPKKHLKRLNAPKAWMLDKLGGVYAPRPSTGPHRLRECLPLVVFLRNRLKYALTGDEALRIVKQRLVRVDHRVRTDPTYPAGFMDVVSIEKTNELFRLIYDVKGRFTIHRITPEEAKYKLCKVRRVATGPKAVPLLSTHDGRTLRYPDPLIKVNDSVQLDIATGKIMDFIKFESGNLCMITGGRNLGRVGTIVSRERHPGSFDIVHVKDSTGHTFATRLNNVFIIGKGTKAYISLPRARGVRLTIAEERDKRIAAKQQAG is encoded by the exons ATG GCTCGCGGCCCCAAAAAGCACTTGAAGCGTCTGAACGCGCCCAAGGCATGGATGTTGGACAAGCTTGGAGGCGTATACGCGCCGCGGCCGAGCACGGGCCCGCACCGGCTGCGCGAGTGCCTGCCGCTCGTGGTGTTCCTGCGCAACAGGCTGAAGTACGCGCTGACCGGCGACGAGGCGCTGCGCATCGTGAAGCAGCGACTCGTGCGCGTGGACCACCGCGTCCGCACCGACCCCACCTACCCGGCCGGATTCATGG ATGTGGTGTCGATTGAGAAGACCAATGAGCTGTTCCGTCTGATCTACGACGTGAAGGGACGCTTCACCATCCACCGCATCACTCCCGAGGAGGCCAAG TACAAGCTGTGCAAGGTGCGGCGCGTGGCGACGGGCCCCAAGGCCGTGCCGCTGCTGAGCACGCACGACGGGCGCACGCTGCGCTACCCGGACCCGCTCATCAAGGTCAACGACTCCGTGCAGCTCGACATCGCCACCGGCAAGATCATGGACTTCATCAAGTTCGAGTCCG GAAACCTGTGCATGATCACTGGCGGAAGGAATTTGGGTCGCGTGGGCACCATCGTGTCCCGCGAGAGGCACCCCGGCTCCTTCGACATCGTGCACGTCAAGGACAGCACCGGACACACCTTCGCCACCAG GTTGAACAACGTGTTCATCATCGGCAAGGGCACGAAGGCGTACATCTCGCTCCCGCGCGCGCGCGGCGTGCGGCTCACCATCGCCGAGGAGCGAGACAAGCGCATCGCCGCCAAGCAGCAGGCCGGATAG
- the LOC134650384 gene encoding serine/arginine repetitive matrix protein 1-like, with protein sequence MGSSDEEFGWTNTSNDDSNTEPEKPYDGESESGKIYKKKLQKELFQNGDHNESHERKKLKKLKREESSSLSLSPRRVKRESLANGHDDSAAAEHMLKRKIKEEKASFAVPRGSPRKRRASAANIEPEPEAEPEQPRKKKKKKRDKERDEQESSAPEAVDGPAAEPAENPDDAATDEPAEGSEPPKKKKKRKKTVRESSNDREHFDGRWKFEAEETVVRERPTPKKREEEVEPFTSKEFVSDDDSSEDERPAAPPARSRASPSDAESVEPPRRARTSDRITFEEESRAETASKTRKESHASTESPRRPRLSERITFEEDSRAGPEPPAPAQKITRRGSPPVERRRISERITFEDSDSEPERAAEPPAAARAASPPAPGRGAEAAGRLGRFLRAHAHMRPVLGEFPPGAAVTADDDVWIVRCPRDLPVGALRGIALDVDFRSKVKIGGRAYEATPAAAGQGGARVALLAPAARGRGFCVRAVPVRGELRLRARPPRVPAPRQQDDGEPERVPLPETRPRHPLLGADFDRALPPDVRRRLAAAGARSEEVVDEVDRDARRDKKKKRKKRGERPDPEPEPEPDPEPEPEPEPEPEVEPEPERRKRKRRRGSGPGPREPERERESPPRKRKVKKEKRDKKRRDDAAVWDSERAIEENLFDF encoded by the exons ATGGGGTCGTCAGACGAGGAGTTTGGTTGGACGAACACATCAAATGATGACTCCAATACGGAACCGGAAAa gcCATATGATGGCGAATCAGAGTCTGGCAAAATCTACAAAAAGAAACTTCAAAAGGAGCTGTTTCAAAATGGCGACCACAATGAGTCTCACGAGCGTAAAAAACTCAAGAAGCTGAAGCGAGAGGAGTCCTCCTCCCTATCCCTTTCACCCCGCCGCGTCAAACGCGAGTCTCTCGCCAACGGGCACGATGACTCCGCCGCGGCCGAGCACATGCTCAAGAGGAAGATCAAGGAAGAAAAAGCGAGCTTCGCCGTCCCGCGGGGCTCCCCGCGCAAGCGCCGCGCCTCCGCCGCCAACATCGAGCCCGAGCCCGAGGCCGAGCCCGAACAGCctcgaaagaaaaaaaagaagaagCGCGACAAAGAAAGAGACGAACAGGAATCCTCCGCTCCTGAGGCCGTCGACGGCCCCGCCGCGGAGCCCGCAGAGAACCCCGACGATGCCGCCACCGACGAGCCGGCCGAGGGCTCCGAGCCCcccaagaaaaaaaagaaaagaaagaaaactGTAAGAGAATCCTCAAACGACCGGGAACATTTCGACGGGAGGTGGAAATTCGAGGCGGAGGAGACGGTCGTCCGGGAACGCCCGACGCCAAAGAAGCGCGAGGAAGAAGTCGAGCCTTTCACGAGTAAGGAGTTCGTCAGCGACGACGATTCCTCGGAGGACGAGCGGCCCGCGGCTCCCCCGGCGCGCTCCCGAGCTAGCCCGAGCGACGCCGAGTCCGTCGAACCTCCCCGGCGAGCGAGAACGTCCGACAGGATAACCTTCGAGGAGGAGTCGCGGGCCGAGACCGCATCTAAAACTCGAAAAGAATCGCACGCGTCGACGGAATCTCCCCGCCGACCCCGACTATCGGAAAGGATCACGTTCGAGGAGGACTCGCGGGCGGGGCCCGAACCTCCCGCGCCGGCTCAAAAGATAACTCGGAGGGGATCCCCGCCCGTCGAACGCCGGAGGATATCCGAGAGGATCACGTTCGAGGACTCCGACTCGGAGCCGGAGCGGGCGGCCGAGCCGCCGGCCGCGGCGCGGGCGGCCTCGCCCCCGGCCCCGGGGCGCGGCGCCGAGGCGGCCGGCCGCCTCGGCAGGTTCCTCCGGGCCCACGCGCACATGCGCCCCGTCCTCGGCGAGTTCCCGCCCGGCGCCGCCGTCACCGCCGACGACGACGTGTGGATCGTCCGCTGCCCCCGGGACCTGCCCGTCGGCGCGCTGAGGGGGATCGCGCTCGACGTCGACTTCAGGAGCAAGGTGAAGATCGGCGGGCGGGCGTACGAGGCgacgccggcggcggcgggacAGGGCGGCGCGCGCGTGGCGCTGCTGGCGCCGGCGGCGCGCGGGCGCGGGTTCTGCGTGCGCGCCGTGCCGGTGCGCGGCGAGCTGCGCCTGcgcgcgcgcccgccgcgcgTCCCGGCGCCGCGGCAGCAGGACGACGGCGAGCCGGAGCGCGTCCCGCTGCCCGAGACGAGGCCCAGGCACCCGCTGCTGGGCGCCGACTTCGACCGCGCGCTGCCGCCCGACGTGAGGAGACGTCTGGCCGCCGCCGGCGCCCGCTCGGAGGAGGTCGTCGACGAGGTCGATCGCGACGCGCGGCGAGACAAAAAGAAGAAGAGAAAGAAGCGCGGGGAGCGCCCGGACCCCGAGCCGGAGCCCGAGCCGGACCCCGAGCCGGAGCCCGAGCCGGAGCCCGAGCCGGAGGTCGAGCCGGAGCCCGAACGGAGGAAACGCAAGCGGAGACGCGGCTCGGGGCCCGGGCCGCGCGAGCCCGAGCGGGAGCGGGAGTCTCCGCCGCGGAAGAGGAAGGTCAAAAAAGAAAAGAGAGATAAGAAGCGGCGCGACGACGCCGCCGTGTGGGACTCCGAGCGGGCCATCGAGGAGAACCTCTTCGACTTTTAA